A DNA window from Streptomyces sp. 71268 contains the following coding sequences:
- a CDS encoding MarR family transcriptional regulator, whose amino-acid sequence MSTGTRAEALAAVTAAARRHHAAYTLFNQAMAERLGLHPTDLQCVSLLGLEPRPRTIGEIAKLTGLTSGSATRLVDRLERAGLVTRQPDPDDRRKMLVSLTARRAPDVDAAWAEPGRAFDRALDDFTDPELAVIERYLRRITEVGSEQTERIQRG is encoded by the coding sequence GTGTCAACCGGAACCCGCGCGGAGGCGCTCGCGGCGGTCACCGCGGCCGCCCGGCGGCACCACGCCGCCTACACCCTGTTCAACCAGGCCATGGCCGAGCGGCTCGGCCTGCACCCGACGGATCTCCAGTGCGTGAGCCTGCTCGGCCTGGAGCCCCGGCCGCGTACCATCGGCGAGATCGCGAAGCTGACCGGGCTGACCTCCGGCTCGGCCACCCGCCTGGTGGACCGGCTGGAGAGGGCCGGCCTCGTCACGCGGCAGCCCGACCCGGACGACCGACGCAAGATGCTGGTCTCGCTCACCGCACGCCGCGCCCCGGACGTCGACGCGGCCTGGGCGGAGCCCGGCAGGGCCTTCGACCGCGCCCTGGACGACTTCACCGACCCGGAACTCGCGGTGATCGAGCGGTACCTACGCCGCATCACCGAGGTCGGGAGCGAACAGACTGAACGCATCCAACGGGGCTGA
- a CDS encoding ester cyclase, translating to MSTHSPEQLRALYDRWSRLWRGDFSHAADILDPGFVVHQARPDGSDSEATTGPERLLPEIEQTMAAFGDVDISVDLGPIVEGDLIAARWTLRATYTGGIPHATAPVGTKIAFSGHDLLRAADGRLCEYWTCTDILDGLTQLGAVSGPNGPARP from the coding sequence GTGTCCACGCACTCCCCCGAGCAACTCCGCGCCCTCTACGACCGTTGGAGCCGGTTGTGGCGCGGCGACTTCAGCCATGCCGCCGACATCCTCGACCCCGGCTTCGTCGTCCACCAGGCGCGCCCCGACGGCAGCGACTCCGAGGCGACCACCGGTCCGGAGCGGCTGCTGCCCGAGATCGAGCAGACCATGGCCGCCTTCGGCGACGTGGACATCAGCGTCGATCTCGGACCGATCGTCGAGGGCGACCTGATCGCCGCCCGCTGGACGCTGCGCGCCACGTACACCGGCGGCATCCCGCACGCCACCGCCCCCGTCGGCACGAAGATCGCCTTCAGCGGCCACGACCTGCTCCGCGCGGCCGACGGCAGGTTGTGCGAGTACTGGACCTGCACCGACATCCTGGACGGCCTGACCCAGCTCGGCGCCGTTTCCGGCCCGAACGGCCCGGCCCGCCCGTGA
- a CDS encoding bifunctional (p)ppGpp synthetase/guanosine-3',5'-bis(diphosphate) 3'-pyrophosphohydrolase → MPDEAKPLTAAHPAEPNAAGGGAAENAPRKGGGASSPGPKPGPKPPAALPTGGPNTSVPARPQPPGPTPRQGSSNRVRARLARLGVQRSSPYNPVLEPLLRIVRGNDPKADTSTLRQIERAYQVAERWHRGQKRKSGDPYITHPLAVTTILAELGMDPATLMAGLLHDTVEDTEYGLDTLRRDFGDQVALLVDGVTKLDKVKFGEAAQAETVRKMVVAMAKDPRVLVIKLADRLHNMRTMRYLKREKQEKKARETLEIYAPLAHRLGMNTIKWELEDLAFAILYPKMYDEIVRLVAERAPKRDEYLAVVTDQVQGDLRAARIKATVTGRPKHYYSVYQKMIVRGRDFAEIYDLVGIRVLVDTVRDCYAALGTIHARWNPVPGRFKDYIAMPKFNMYQSLHTTVIGPSGKPVELQIRTFDMHRRAEYGIAAHWKYKQEAVAGASKVRTDVPKSKGDRQDTVNDMAWLRQLLDWQKETEDPGEFLESLRFDLSRNEVFVFTPKGDVIALPAGATPVDFAYAVHTEVGHRTIGARVNGRLVPLESTLDNGDLVEVFTSKAPGAGPSRDWLGFVKSPRARNKIRGWFSKERRDEAIEQGKDAIARAMRKQNLPIQRILTGDSLVTLAHEMRYSDISSLYAAIGEGHVTAQNIVQKLVQALGGEDAASEDIAESTPLRTRTKRRSSADPGVVVKGVEDVWVKLARCCTPVPGDPIIGFVTRGSGVSVHRADCVNVDSLSQQPERMLDVEWAPTQSSVFLVAIQVEALDRSRLLSDVTRVLSDQHVNILSAAVQTSRDRVATSRFTFEMGDPKHLGHVLKAVRGVEGVYDVYRVTSARRP, encoded by the coding sequence TTGCCAGACGAGGCCAAGCCGCTGACCGCCGCACACCCCGCCGAGCCGAACGCCGCGGGTGGCGGGGCGGCTGAGAACGCGCCCAGGAAGGGCGGCGGCGCGTCCAGCCCCGGGCCGAAGCCAGGGCCCAAGCCTCCGGCGGCGCTGCCCACCGGGGGCCCCAACACGAGCGTGCCGGCCCGCCCCCAGCCGCCGGGGCCCACGCCCCGGCAGGGCTCGTCGAACCGGGTGCGCGCCCGCCTGGCCCGGCTCGGGGTGCAGCGCTCCAGCCCGTACAACCCGGTCCTGGAGCCCCTGCTGCGGATCGTGCGGGGCAACGACCCCAAGGCCGACACCTCCACGCTGCGCCAGATCGAGCGCGCGTACCAGGTCGCCGAGCGGTGGCACCGGGGTCAGAAGCGCAAGAGCGGCGACCCGTACATCACGCATCCGCTGGCGGTCACCACCATCCTCGCCGAGCTGGGCATGGACCCGGCGACGCTGATGGCCGGCCTGCTGCACGACACGGTCGAGGACACCGAGTACGGCCTGGACACCCTGCGCCGCGACTTCGGTGACCAGGTCGCGCTCCTGGTGGACGGCGTCACCAAGCTCGACAAGGTCAAGTTCGGCGAGGCGGCGCAGGCCGAGACCGTGCGCAAGATGGTCGTGGCCATGGCCAAGGACCCGCGGGTGCTGGTCATCAAGCTGGCCGACCGGCTGCACAACATGCGCACCATGCGCTACCTCAAGCGGGAGAAGCAGGAGAAGAAGGCCCGCGAGACGCTGGAGATCTACGCCCCGCTGGCGCACCGGCTGGGCATGAACACGATCAAGTGGGAGCTGGAGGACCTCGCGTTCGCGATCCTCTACCCCAAGATGTACGACGAGATCGTGCGCCTGGTGGCCGAGCGCGCCCCCAAGCGGGACGAGTACCTGGCCGTCGTCACCGACCAGGTCCAGGGCGACCTGCGAGCGGCTCGGATCAAGGCGACCGTCACCGGGCGGCCCAAGCACTACTACTCGGTGTACCAGAAGATGATCGTCCGCGGCCGGGACTTCGCGGAGATCTACGACCTGGTGGGCATCCGGGTCCTGGTGGACACCGTCCGCGACTGCTACGCGGCGCTCGGCACCATCCACGCGCGGTGGAACCCGGTGCCCGGGCGGTTCAAGGACTACATCGCGATGCCCAAGTTCAACATGTACCAGTCGCTGCACACGACGGTCATCGGGCCCAGCGGGAAGCCGGTCGAGCTCCAGATCCGCACGTTCGACATGCACCGCCGCGCCGAGTACGGCATCGCCGCGCACTGGAAGTACAAGCAGGAGGCCGTCGCCGGCGCCTCGAAGGTGCGCACCGACGTGCCCAAGAGCAAGGGCGACCGGCAGGACACCGTCAACGACATGGCGTGGCTGCGGCAGCTCCTGGACTGGCAGAAGGAGACCGAGGACCCGGGTGAGTTCCTGGAGTCGCTGCGCTTCGACCTCTCCCGCAACGAGGTCTTCGTCTTCACGCCGAAGGGCGACGTCATAGCGCTGCCGGCGGGCGCGACGCCGGTGGACTTCGCGTACGCCGTGCACACCGAGGTCGGCCACCGCACCATAGGCGCCCGCGTCAACGGCCGTCTGGTGCCGCTGGAGTCGACGCTGGACAACGGCGACCTGGTGGAGGTCTTCACCTCCAAGGCCCCGGGCGCCGGCCCCTCGCGCGACTGGCTCGGCTTCGTCAAGTCGCCCCGGGCCCGTAACAAGATCCGTGGCTGGTTCTCCAAGGAGCGCCGGGACGAGGCCATCGAGCAGGGCAAGGACGCCATCGCCCGCGCGATGCGCAAGCAGAACCTGCCGATCCAGCGCATCCTGACCGGCGACTCGCTGGTCACCCTCGCGCACGAGATGCGCTACTCGGACATCTCCTCGCTGTACGCCGCGATCGGCGAGGGCCACGTCACCGCCCAGAACATCGTGCAGAAGCTGGTGCAGGCGCTCGGCGGCGAGGACGCGGCGTCCGAGGACATAGCGGAATCCACGCCGCTGCGCACCCGCACCAAGCGCCGCTCCAGCGCCGACCCGGGCGTGGTCGTCAAGGGCGTCGAGGACGTGTGGGTCAAGCTGGCCCGCTGCTGTACGCCGGTGCCGGGCGATCCCATCATCGGCTTCGTGACCCGTGGCAGCGGCGTGTCCGTGCACCGGGCCGACTGCGTCAACGTGGACTCGCTGTCCCAGCAGCCGGAGCGGATGCTCGACGTGGAGTGGGCGCCCACCCAGTCGTCGGTCTTCCTGGTGGCCATCCAGGTCGAGGCCCTGGACCGGTCGCGGCTGCTGTCGGACGTGACCCGGGTCCTGTCCGACCAGCACGTCAACATCCTCTCCGCCGCCGTGCAGACCTCCCGCGACCGGGTGGCCACCTCGCGCTTCACCTTCGAGATGGGCGACCCCAAGCACCTGGGCCACGTGCTCAAGGCGGTCCGGGGCGTCGAGGGCGTCTACGACGTGTACCGGGTGACGTCGGCCCGCAGGCCCTGA
- a CDS encoding adenine phosphoribosyltransferase, whose protein sequence is MSGAEVTDLSAGGPRPAAVGLGADELRTLLLSRIHDVPDYPQPGVVFKDITPLLADPVAFGALTDALAALCRTYRADKVVGLEARGFILAAPVAVRAGVGFVPVRKAGKLPGATLRQAYDLEYGTAEIELHADALRPGDRVLVIDDVLATGGTAEASLHLIRRAGAEVAGVAVLLELGFLDGRQRLQASLDGAPLEALTTV, encoded by the coding sequence ATGAGCGGGGCTGAGGTCACCGACCTGAGCGCCGGCGGGCCGCGACCGGCGGCCGTCGGGCTCGGCGCCGACGAGCTGCGGACGCTGCTGCTCAGCCGCATCCACGACGTCCCGGACTATCCGCAACCGGGAGTGGTGTTCAAGGACATCACCCCGCTGCTGGCCGACCCGGTCGCCTTCGGCGCGCTGACCGACGCCCTCGCGGCCCTGTGCCGCACCTACCGGGCGGACAAGGTCGTCGGCCTGGAGGCCCGTGGCTTCATCCTGGCCGCGCCGGTCGCGGTCCGCGCCGGCGTGGGGTTCGTGCCGGTGCGCAAGGCGGGCAAGCTGCCGGGGGCGACCCTGCGGCAGGCGTACGACCTGGAGTACGGGACGGCCGAGATCGAGCTGCACGCCGACGCCCTGCGCCCCGGTGATCGAGTTCTGGTCATCGACGACGTTCTGGCCACCGGCGGCACCGCCGAGGCGTCCCTGCACCTCATCCGGCGGGCCGGGGCCGAGGTCGCGGGCGTCGCGGTCTTGCTGGAACTCGGATTCCTCGACGGCAGGCAGCGGCTTCAGGCCAGCCTGGACGGCGCCCCGCTGGAGGCGCTGACCACCGTCTGA
- the secF gene encoding protein translocase subunit SecF, giving the protein MSRLGSLGARLYRGEVGYDFVAKRMIWYGLSILITITAIVGLSVRGLHMGIEFSGGAVFTTPKTSISADDAREKAEESADGHTAIAQKLGSGGLRIQISDLDTEAAQPVQKALAKELGVESSKINTQLVGPSWGEEIAKKAWQGLAIFMLLVVIYLAIAFEWRMALAALIALVHDLTITVGVYALVGFEVTPGTVIGLLTILGYSLYDTVVVFDGLRESTKDLTKQTRYTYSEIANRSLNGTLVRSINTTVVALLPVAALLFIGGGFLGAGMLNDISLALFVGLAAGAYSSIFIATPLVADLKERDPQMKALATRVRAKRAAAAARAESSGKAAPADDADDDADPEDVEPRDAADEEAEREEAAAAGVVGQRGTQPTRPQSSTRNQPGRNRGRGRPSGKRR; this is encoded by the coding sequence ATGTCTCGACTCGGCAGTCTCGGCGCCAGGCTCTACCGCGGTGAGGTCGGCTACGACTTCGTCGCCAAGCGGATGATCTGGTACGGCCTCTCCATCCTGATCACCATCACGGCCATCGTGGGTCTGTCGGTGCGCGGCCTGCACATGGGCATCGAGTTCTCCGGCGGCGCGGTCTTCACCACGCCCAAGACCAGCATCTCGGCCGACGACGCCCGGGAGAAGGCGGAGGAGTCCGCCGACGGCCACACGGCGATCGCCCAGAAGCTCGGCAGCGGCGGCCTGCGCATCCAGATCAGCGATCTGGACACCGAGGCCGCGCAGCCGGTCCAGAAGGCGCTCGCCAAGGAACTCGGCGTCGAGAGCTCGAAAATCAACACCCAGCTCGTCGGCCCCAGTTGGGGTGAGGAGATCGCCAAGAAGGCCTGGCAGGGCCTGGCGATCTTCATGCTCCTGGTGGTGATCTACCTCGCCATCGCCTTCGAGTGGCGGATGGCGTTGGCCGCCCTCATCGCGCTGGTGCACGACCTCACGATCACGGTCGGCGTGTACGCGCTGGTCGGCTTCGAGGTCACCCCGGGCACCGTGATCGGTCTGTTGACCATCCTCGGTTACTCGCTGTACGACACCGTCGTCGTCTTCGACGGTCTACGCGAGAGCACGAAGGACCTCACCAAGCAGACCCGCTACACCTACAGCGAGATCGCCAACCGCAGCCTCAACGGCACCCTGGTGCGCTCCATCAACACCACCGTGGTGGCGCTGCTGCCGGTCGCGGCGCTGCTGTTCATCGGTGGCGGCTTCCTGGGCGCCGGCATGCTCAATGACATCTCGCTGGCACTCTTCGTCGGCCTCGCGGCCGGCGCGTACTCCTCGATCTTCATCGCCACTCCGCTGGTCGCCGACCTGAAGGAGCGGGACCCGCAGATGAAGGCCCTGGCCACCCGGGTGCGCGCCAAGCGCGCCGCGGCGGCCGCCCGGGCCGAGTCGTCCGGCAAGGCCGCGCCGGCCGACGACGCCGACGACGACGCGGACCCCGAGGACGTGGAGCCACGGGACGCGGCGGACGAGGAGGCCGAGCGCGAGGAGGCGGCCGCGGCCGGGGTGGTGGGCCAGCGTGGCACCCAGCCCACCCGTCCCCAGTCGTCCACCCGCAACCAGCCGGGCCGCAACCGTGGTCGGGGCCGTCCGTCGGGCAAGCGCCGATGA
- the secD gene encoding protein translocase subunit SecD, with amino-acid sequence MAAPKKGRRSPGAQGRPGRALVGILVAMVALVGGMFLSGNTTPRLGIDLAGGTSFTLEAKNEPGKPNAINSDNMDTAVNIMERRVNGLGVSEAEVQTQGSKHIIVNIPKGTDADQAREQVGTTAKLGFRPVLSIGDPKPTKDPGGVPKPNETPDKGDDGKKPAQGDKGDKDGDKGDGDSDKGDKDADKSDATAPTSTPTTQGRAVPSALRKAPTPTPTPTGDAPQKPTKEQADQAKQAEELQKQFAALDCTNPKARSAASQKAASRPTEQPIVACDRKGQAKFILGPVELEGDRVEDASAVFSAQGGSGWIVQLDFDGKGGKQFGKITGELAKQQSPQNQFGIVLDGEVASNAEVTFAIRGGKAEISGGFKQDEAEDLANILSYGSLPLTFDIVDETTVSSALGEEQLRAGLIAGAIGLALVILYMVIYYRGLALVAIASLAVSATLTYSLMVLLGEAIQFALNLPAVCGAIVAIGITADSFIVYFERVRDEIREGRTLRPAVQRGWPRARRTILVSDFVSFLAAAVLFIVTVGKVQGFAFTLGLTTLLDVVVVFFFTKPLMTLLATRKFFATGHPWSGLDPKRLGAKPPLRSRRRPAAPADTKEA; translated from the coding sequence GTGGCAGCACCGAAGAAGGGCCGTAGGTCCCCCGGGGCCCAAGGCAGGCCCGGTCGTGCCCTCGTCGGGATCTTGGTCGCCATGGTGGCGCTGGTCGGGGGGATGTTCCTCTCCGGCAACACCACCCCGCGGCTGGGCATCGACCTCGCGGGCGGCACCAGCTTCACGCTGGAGGCCAAGAACGAGCCCGGCAAGCCCAACGCGATCAACAGCGACAACATGGACACCGCCGTCAACATCATGGAGCGGCGGGTCAACGGGCTTGGTGTGTCCGAGGCCGAGGTCCAGACCCAGGGCAGCAAGCACATCATCGTCAACATCCCCAAGGGCACGGACGCCGACCAGGCCCGGGAGCAGGTCGGCACCACGGCCAAGCTCGGCTTCCGCCCGGTGCTGTCCATCGGCGACCCCAAGCCCACCAAGGACCCCGGCGGCGTGCCCAAGCCGAACGAGACCCCGGACAAGGGCGACGACGGCAAGAAGCCGGCCCAGGGGGACAAGGGCGACAAGGACGGCGACAAGGGCGACGGAGACTCCGACAAGGGCGACAAGGACGCGGACAAGAGCGACGCCACGGCGCCGACGTCCACGCCCACCACCCAGGGTCGGGCCGTCCCCAGCGCGCTGCGGAAGGCGCCCACCCCCACCCCCACGCCCACCGGCGACGCCCCGCAGAAGCCGACGAAGGAACAGGCCGACCAGGCCAAGCAGGCCGAGGAGCTGCAGAAGCAGTTCGCGGCGCTGGACTGCACCAACCCCAAGGCCCGCTCCGCCGCCAGCCAGAAGGCCGCGAGCCGGCCGACGGAGCAGCCGATCGTCGCCTGTGACCGCAAGGGCCAGGCCAAGTTCATCCTGGGCCCCGTCGAGCTTGAGGGCGACCGCGTCGAGGACGCCTCCGCGGTCTTCAGCGCCCAGGGCGGCTCCGGCTGGATCGTCCAGCTCGACTTCGACGGCAAGGGCGGCAAGCAGTTCGGCAAGATCACCGGCGAGCTGGCCAAGCAGCAGTCCCCGCAGAACCAGTTCGGCATCGTCCTGGACGGCGAGGTCGCCTCGAATGCCGAGGTCACCTTCGCGATCAGGGGCGGCAAGGCCGAGATCTCCGGTGGCTTCAAGCAGGACGAGGCCGAGGACCTGGCCAACATCCTGTCCTACGGTTCGCTGCCGCTGACCTTCGACATCGTCGACGAGACCACCGTCTCCTCCGCGCTCGGCGAGGAGCAGTTGCGGGCCGGTCTGATCGCGGGCGCCATCGGCCTCGCGCTGGTCATCCTGTACATGGTCATCTACTACCGGGGCCTGGCCCTGGTGGCCATCGCCAGCCTCGCGGTCTCCGCCACGCTCACCTACTCGCTCATGGTGCTGCTCGGCGAGGCGATCCAGTTCGCCCTGAACCTGCCGGCCGTCTGTGGCGCCATCGTGGCCATCGGCATCACCGCGGACTCGTTCATCGTGTACTTCGAGCGCGTACGGGACGAGATCCGCGAGGGCCGCACGCTGCGGCCCGCCGTGCAGCGCGGCTGGCCCCGCGCCCGGCGCACCATCCTCGTCTCCGACTTCGTGTCGTTCCTGGCCGCCGCGGTGCTCTTCATCGTCACGGTGGGCAAGGTGCAGGGCTTCGCGTTCACGCTGGGCCTGACGACGCTGCTGGACGTCGTGGTGGTCTTCTTCTTCACCAAGCCGCTGATGACGCTCCTCGCCACCCGCAAGTTCTTCGCGACCGGGCACCCCTGGTCGGGCCTCGACCCGAAGCGGCTCGGTGCCAAACCGCCGCTGCGCTCCCGCCGCCGCCCCGCCGCCCCCGCCGACACGAAGGAGGCGTGA
- the yajC gene encoding preprotein translocase subunit YajC, whose translation MNIVTLLPFIVLIGAMFLMTRSAKNKQRQAAQMRDQIQPGTGIRTIGGMYATVKEVHDDTLLLEVAPGVHAIYAKNSVGAVLDDAEYNRIVHGIESEHDDDAPVVPDDASSLTEAEGDDDRRVDMTKGDAADETDAAGAVDADASRPEDADAKPEDRKGSGNDDAK comes from the coding sequence GTGAATATCGTGACTCTCCTGCCGTTCATCGTGCTCATCGGGGCCATGTTCCTGATGACCCGATCGGCCAAGAACAAGCAGCGCCAGGCGGCGCAGATGCGTGACCAGATCCAGCCGGGCACCGGCATCCGGACCATCGGCGGCATGTACGCCACGGTCAAGGAGGTTCACGACGACACGCTCCTGCTTGAGGTCGCGCCGGGCGTGCACGCCATTTACGCGAAGAACTCGGTGGGTGCCGTTCTGGACGACGCCGAGTACAACCGCATCGTGCACGGCATCGAGTCCGAGCACGACGATGACGCCCCCGTGGTTCCCGACGACGCTTCCTCCCTGACCGAGGCCGAGGGCGACGACGACCGCCGAGTTGACATGACCAAGGGTGACGCCGCGGACGAGACCGACGCCGCGGGTGCCGTCGACGCCGACGCGTCCCGACCCGAGGACGCTGACGCCAAGCCGGAGGACCGCAAGGGGTCCGGCAACGACGACGCGAAGTAG
- the ruvB gene encoding Holliday junction branch migration DNA helicase RuvB: MNGDDTHGEHATELTGPAGPIGLGADRLLGAEADGEEQAIEAALRPKDLGEFVGQERVREQLDLVLRAARQRGATADHVLLSGAPGLGKTTLSMIIAAEMGAPIRITSGPAIQHAGDLAAILSSLTEGEVLFLDEIHRMSRPAEEMLYMAMEDFRVDVIVGKGPGATAIPLELPPFTLVGATTRAGLLPPPLRDRFGFTGHMEFYGAPELERVIHRSARLLDVEIDAEGAIEIAGRSRGTPRIANRLLRRVRDYAQVKADGVITKEIASRALAVYDVDGRGLDRLDRAVLTALLKLFGGGPVGLSTLAVAVGEERETVEEVAEPFLVREGLLARTPRGRVGTPAAWAHLGLTPPPGAGGGTQPGLFDG, encoded by the coding sequence ATGAACGGGGACGACACCCACGGCGAGCACGCGACGGAGCTGACCGGGCCGGCTGGCCCGATCGGCCTGGGCGCCGATCGGCTGCTGGGCGCCGAGGCGGACGGCGAAGAGCAGGCCATCGAGGCCGCGCTGCGACCGAAGGACCTGGGCGAGTTCGTCGGCCAGGAGCGCGTCCGCGAACAGCTCGACCTGGTGCTGCGCGCCGCCCGGCAGCGCGGTGCCACGGCCGATCACGTCCTGCTCTCCGGTGCGCCCGGCCTGGGCAAGACCACTCTTTCGATGATTATCGCGGCCGAGATGGGCGCCCCCATCCGAATCACCTCGGGCCCCGCCATCCAGCACGCCGGAGACCTCGCGGCGATCCTCTCCTCCCTCACCGAGGGCGAGGTGCTCTTCCTCGACGAGATCCACCGCATGTCGCGCCCCGCGGAGGAGATGCTCTACATGGCGATGGAGGACTTCCGCGTCGACGTGATCGTCGGCAAGGGACCCGGCGCCACCGCCATTCCACTGGAGCTTCCGCCGTTCACCCTGGTCGGGGCCACCACAAGGGCCGGCCTGCTGCCGCCGCCGCTGCGCGACCGGTTCGGCTTCACCGGGCACATGGAGTTCTACGGCGCCCCCGAGCTGGAGCGCGTCATCCACCGCTCCGCCCGGCTGCTCGACGTCGAGATCGACGCCGAGGGCGCCATCGAGATCGCCGGCCGGTCCCGGGGCACGCCGCGCATCGCCAACCGCCTGCTGCGCCGGGTGCGCGACTACGCGCAGGTCAAGGCCGACGGCGTGATCACCAAGGAGATCGCGTCCCGGGCCCTCGCGGTCTACGACGTGGACGGGCGCGGCCTGGACCGGCTCGACCGCGCCGTACTGACGGCGCTGCTCAAGCTCTTCGGCGGCGGTCCGGTGGGCCTGTCCACGCTGGCGGTCGCGGTGGGGGAGGAGCGCGAGACGGTCGAGGAGGTGGCCGAGCCCTTCCTCGTACGGGAAGGGCTGCTGGCCCGCACGCCGCGCGGCCGGGTCGGCACCCCGGCGGCCTGGGCCCACCTCGGCCTCACCCCGCCGCCGGGGGCGGGGGGCGGGACGCAGCCGGGGCTGTTCGACGGGTGA
- the ruvA gene encoding Holliday junction branch migration protein RuvA — MIAFVQGQVAALAPDLAVIEVGGVGMAVQCTPATLATLRVGKPARLATSLVVREDSLTLYGFADDDERQVFELLQTASGVGPRLAQAMLAVHAPDALRRAVAGGDEKALTAVPGIGKKGAQRLLLELKDRLGDPTGGAGGVGVGSAVTASWRDQLHGALIGLGYATREADEAVAAVAPQADQAVASGAEPQVATLLRAALQTLGRGR, encoded by the coding sequence ATGATCGCGTTCGTCCAAGGACAGGTGGCCGCCCTCGCCCCCGACCTCGCCGTCATCGAGGTCGGCGGCGTCGGCATGGCCGTGCAGTGCACCCCGGCCACGCTGGCCACGCTGCGCGTGGGCAAGCCCGCCCGGCTGGCCACCTCCCTCGTCGTCCGCGAGGACTCGCTGACGCTGTACGGCTTCGCCGACGACGACGAGCGCCAGGTCTTCGAACTCCTCCAGACCGCCAGCGGAGTCGGGCCGCGGCTGGCGCAGGCCATGCTCGCCGTGCACGCCCCCGACGCGCTGCGCCGGGCGGTCGCCGGCGGTGACGAGAAGGCGCTGACCGCCGTCCCGGGCATCGGCAAGAAGGGCGCCCAGCGGCTGCTGCTCGAACTCAAGGACCGGCTCGGCGACCCCACCGGCGGCGCCGGCGGCGTGGGAGTGGGCAGCGCGGTCACCGCCAGTTGGCGCGACCAGTTGCACGGCGCGCTCATCGGCCTCGGCTACGCCACCCGCGAGGCCGACGAGGCCGTGGCCGCCGTCGCGCCGCAGGCCGACCAGGCCGTGGCCAGCGGCGCCGAGCCCCAGGTGGCCACGCTGTTGCGGGCCGCCTTGCAGACCCTGGGCCGAGGTCGCTGA
- the ruvC gene encoding crossover junction endodeoxyribonuclease RuvC gives MRVLGVDPGLTRCGIGVVDGVAGRPLHMVDVGVIRTAADADIGERLVLIERGIERWLETHRPELVAVERVFSQHNVQTVMGTAQASAVAMLCAARRGLPVALHTPSEVKAAVTGSGRADKAQVGAMVTRLLRLDAPPKPADAADALALAICHIWRAPATNRLQQAVAAHRQAQAPAAPPVTPPRSAPAAARRGAARRAAPAPAPARTRKGPA, from the coding sequence ATGCGGGTGCTCGGCGTGGACCCGGGGCTGACCCGGTGTGGCATCGGCGTCGTCGACGGCGTCGCGGGCCGCCCGCTGCACATGGTGGACGTCGGCGTCATCCGCACCGCGGCCGACGCCGACATCGGGGAGCGACTGGTGCTCATCGAGCGCGGCATCGAGCGGTGGTTGGAGACGCACCGGCCGGAACTGGTCGCGGTGGAGCGCGTGTTCAGCCAGCACAACGTGCAGACCGTGATGGGCACGGCCCAGGCCAGCGCTGTCGCCATGCTGTGCGCCGCCCGGCGCGGACTGCCGGTCGCGCTGCACACCCCCAGCGAGGTCAAGGCCGCCGTGACCGGTTCCGGCCGCGCCGACAAGGCGCAGGTCGGCGCCATGGTCACCCGCCTGCTGCGGCTGGACGCGCCCCCGAAACCGGCCGACGCGGCCGACGCCCTCGCGCTGGCCATCTGCCACATCTGGCGGGCCCCCGCCACCAACCGCCTCCAGCAGGCCGTGGCCGCGCACCGACAGGCCCAGGCGCCGGCCGCGCCGCCCGTCACACCCCCGCGCTCCGCCCCGGCGGCCGCCCGGCGCGGCGCCGCCCGCCGCGCGGCCCCCGCCCCCGCCCCCGCTCGCACCCGGAAGGGCCCCGCATGA